A stretch of DNA from Streptomyces rubradiris:
TCGCCGCACCGCGCAGAAGGAAACCCGCCATGACCATCGAATTCGACGCCGCTGTCTTCAGGACGCCGAACGAACCACTGACCGTCGAACGAGTGACCCTTCCCTCGACGCCTCCGCCCGGCGAGGTACTCGTACGGCTCAAGGCGAGCGGAGTGTGCCACAGCGACCTGCACGTGCTCCTGGGCGAATGGGAAGTTCCCTCGCCGATGATCCTCGGCCACGAGGGGTCCGGGATCGTCGAGAGCGTCGGCGAAGGCGTCACGACGCTGAAGAAGGGCGACCACGTCGTGCTGTCCTGGACGCCTTCATGTCGCCGCTGCCGCTACTGCATCAGCGGCAGACCCGTCCTGTGTGACATGGTCAGCCGGCACTCGGCGCACCACCTCTCGTTCGACGGTCGTACCCGGATCACGTCCGTGGACGAGGGCGACGTCTACAGCTTCGCGGGCCTCGGAACGTTCGGCCAGTACACCCTCGTACCCGAATCGGCCGCGATCACCATCCGGGACGACGCCCCCGTTCCCGCAGTCGGCCTTGGTCGGATGCGCCGTCACGACCGGCGTCGGCGCGGCCGTCAACACCGCCGGCGTGCGGCCGAGCGACACCGTGCTGGTCCTCGGCTGCGGAGGCGTCGGGCTGAACGCGATCCAGGGGGCCCGGCTCGCCGGCGCCCGGAGGATCATCGCTGCGGACATCTCCGACGAGAAGCTCGAGCAGACACGCGTCTTCGGTGCGACCGACTTGATCAACAGCGCCCGCGAGAATCTCGCCGACAGGGTGCGGCAACTCACCGACGGACGCGGCGTGGAGATCGCCATCGAGGCCATCGGGCTGCCCCGCACCATCGAGTCGGCCTACGAGGTCCTGGCCCGAGGCGGCACGGCGGTAGTCGCCGGGCAAGTGGCGGACGGCATGAGGATCTCCATCGACCCGTTCGTCATGTCCGATCAGGAACTGTCGCTCATCGGTTCGAACTACGGCTCCAGCAAGCCGGACACCGATTTCCCCATGCTGATCGACCACTACATGAACAGCCGCATCGACCTGGACTCCCTCGTGACGAGCGTGATCGGTCTCCAGGACATCAACGAGGCGTTCGACCAGATGAAGCGCGGCATCGGCATCCGCTCGGTGATCACGTACTGAAAGGCAGGGAAGATCTCATGGCCCTGGAATCATCACGCTCGGCTTTCGAGCGAGCCCGCCGCAGCGTCGGCGGGGGTGTGGGGTCGGGCCTGCGCGCCGCGATGCCTCCCCACCCGCTCTTCGTGCGTGAGGCGCGGGGCGCGTACGTCTGGGACCTGGACGGCGACCGGTACGTCGACTACGTGATGGCCTGGGGCCCGCTCGTCCTCGGTCACGGCGACCCGCGCGTGGTGTCCGCGGTGTCCGAGGTCGCGGCGAAGATGCAGGTCGTCGGCACTGGCCACCCGCTCGAGTATCTCGCTGCGGAAGCGGTTCTCGAGGCCGTGCCGCACGGCGAGCGACTGCTGTGGAGCAACACGGGGACCGAAGCGGTGCAGGTGGCGCTGCGCCTCGCGCGGGCCGCCACCGGGCGGCGCCGCGTCCTGAAGTTCGCCAAGAGCTACCACGGCTGGCACGACACCGTGTACGCCGGGATGTCCGAGGACGACTGCGACCGCCCCGCCACCCCCGGCGGACCGGGGCAGTCGGCCAGCGTGCTGGACGATCTGGTCGTGGCGCGCTTCAACGACGTACAGCTGGCCGAGCGCCTGCTGAGCGAGTCCGCCGAGCGCGACATCGCGGCCGTGCTGGTCGACCCGGTGATGAGCAACGCAGGCGTCGAAGTACCCTCACCGCAGTTTCTGTCGACGCTGCGAACCCTCTGCGACCGGCACGGTGTCGTCCTCGTCTTCGACGAGGTGATCGCCGGGTTCCGGATCGCACGGGGCGGGGCGGCCGAGAAGTACGGTGTGCTGCCCGACCTGTCCGTCTTCGGGAAGGCGATGGCCGGCGGCTTCACCCAGAGCGCCGTCGTCGGCCGGGCCGAACTGGTCGATCAGGTGACGGCCGGCGTCGTGCACGCCGGAACCTTCAACGCCAACCCGGTCGCACTGGCAGCCGTCACGGCGACGATGCGCGTCCTGGCCGATCCCTCGGTGTATGAGCTGCTCGAACGGACCTCGTCCGAGTTCGAAGCCCTCGTCGGCGGCGCCCTCGGTTCATCTGCCGACTTCGGCCGCTTCAACCGGGTCGGCTCGCTCCTCCAGTACGTCCCCGCCGGTGGAGCCACCCAACTCCACGGGACCAGCGGGCTCTGGACCGTGATCCTCGAAGAGATGCTGCGTCAAGGCTTCCTGTTCATGCCGTCCGGCAAGGTCTTCATCAGCACGGCACACACCACCGCCGACATCGAGGCGACAGCCGAGGCCCTCGACCGGCTGCTGCGGCGGCTGTGACGTCCGCGTCCAGCCGCGCGTAATCCCCAACCGCTCCGAGCCGGTCCGCGTGGTCCCTTCCCGGCGGCCGGCCCACCTTCCCGGAAGACACCATGCTGAACCTCTCGGTCATGCTCGAGGAATCCGCCCGCACACACCCGGACCGGGACGCCATCGTCCTCGGCACGACGCGACTCACCTACGCTCAGGTCGAGGCAGCCGCCAACCAGGTCGCCAACCTTCTGGTCGACCGGTGCATCCGGCCCGGCGACAAGGTCGCGATCAGTTGCCCGAACGTGCCCTACTTCCCGATCGTCTACTACGGGATCCTCAAGGCCGGCGCCGTCGTCGTACCACTCAACATCCTGCTCAAGAGCCGGGAGATCGCCTATCACCTCGCCGACTCGGGGGCGAAGGCGTACTTCTGCTTCGAGGGTGACGCCGGCCTGCCGATGGGCACGGAGGGACGCGCCGGATTCGACGAGACCACGGGCTGCGAGCACTTCTTCCTCGTCACCGCCGGCCCCGAGGCGGAAAGCCCGATCGAGGGCGTCGAGACCATGGGCGCCGCGCTGCAGGGTACTGCGACGACGTTCGACAGTATCGCGACGTCGGGGGACGACCCGGCGGTGCTCCTCTACACGAGCGGTACGACAGGACAGGCGAAGGGCGCCGAACTCAGCCACGCCAACCTCGTTCTCAACGCCCTGGCGTGCAACCGGCTGCTGGAGAACCGGCCCGCCCTGGACACTCACCTGGTCGTGTTGCCGCTGTTCCACTCCTTCGGCGCGACCGTGCAGATGAACGCCGGCTTCTCGACGGCGAGCACCCTGGTGCTGCTGCCACGATTCGACGCCCGGCAGGCGGTGTCCCTGATGCGGCAGGAGGACATCACCTTCTTCGCGGGCGTCCCCACCATGTGGTGGGGCCTGCTGCAGGCGCTCACCGAGGACGTCGACGTCGCGCGGATCGCCCGGAACCTGCGCGTCGGTGTCTCCGGCGGTGCCTCGCTCCCTGCCGAGATCATCAAGCAGGTCAGGGAACGACTGGGCGTCCGGGTCCTGGAGGGCTACGGCCTCTCCGAGACCTCGCCGGTGGTGACCTTCAGCGATCCGGCGCGAGAGCCGCGGCCCGGCTCCATCGGCGTGCCCATCTGGGGCGTGGAGGTCAAGCTCGTCACGCCGGACTGGTCGGAGGTCGAGGACGACGGCACAGGGAGTGCCATCGGGGAGATCGCGGTCAAGGGCCACAACGTCATGAAGGGCTACCACGGCCGCCCCGGGGCCACCGCCGATGCCATCAGGGACGGCTGGTTCCGCACCGGTGACCTGGCCCGCAGGGACGCGGACGGCTTCTACTACGTCGTCGACCGGGCGAAGGACCTGATCATCCGTGGTGGCTTCAATGTGTACCCGCGCGAGATCGAGGAGGTCCTGATGACGCACCCCGCGATCAGCCTCGCCGCGGTCGTCGGCGTGCCGCACGAAAGCCACGGTGAGGAGATCAAGGCGTTCGTCATCCTCGACCGCGGCGCCGAGGCCCGTCCCGACGAGCTGATCGCCTGGGGCAGGGAGCAGATGGCCGGCTACAAGTACCCGCGCATCGTGGAGATCGTGCAGACCCTGCCGATGACGTCCACCGGGAAGATCCTCAAGCGCGGACTCACGTGACCGGCACGCCAAGCGCATGGACATGGGTGGGAAGGACGGCAGATGGCAGTGGATGACAGCCGGCGGACGGGCACGTCCCCTGACGGGTCCGGCACGGGGACGGATGCGGTTCCCGACTCGCTCGTGGCCGTCTGGAAGACACGCGTGGCGAGGAACCCGGACGGCACAGCGCTCCGATTCTTCGACGGCGCTCTGTCCGCGCAGGAGGTGGACGCGGCGTCGGACGCCCTGGCTGCCGCGTTCGAGGCCCGCGGAACCGGCCGGGGTGATCGCGTCGGCGTGTACCTGCAGAACATCCCGCAGTACGCGCTGGTGCTGCTGGCCCTGTGGAAACTGGGGGCCACGGCACTGGGGCTCAATCCGATGTACCGGCGTCAGGAACTGCGCCGGATCATCGACGACTCCGGGGCGGTCGGGATTGTCTGTGCGGACTCGGACGTCCACGAGACGCTCGGCACGCTGGCGGGGAGCACGGTCCGATGGGTGGTCAGCACGTCGGCACTGGACTACCAGTCGAGGAACGATCCGCGGGTCTTCATGACGACGGAGCGCCACGCTGCGGCACCGGACGGCGACCTGGTGGCCCTGATCGGCGAGTTCGAGGGCCGCAGTCCCTCACCCGTGGAGCCGACCCGCGACGACGTCGCGTTCCTGACGTACACCTCGGGAACGACGGGGCCGCCGAAGGGTGCCATGAACACCCACGGCAACGTCCTGAGCGTGGTGGCGACGTGCGCGTCGTGGATGGGTGTGGGCGACGGGGACGTCGTGCTCGCCGTGGCCCCGCTGTTCCACATCACGGGCGCGGTGGTCAACGCCACGATCTCCCTGCTCACCGACACCACGCTCGTCCTCACGGGGCGGTTCCACCCCGCAGTGGCCCTGGACGCCTTCGCCGAGCACGGGGTGACCTACACCATCGGCTCCATCACCGCGTACAACGCCCTCTACGAGCTGCCGCAGGCCGGACCTGAGCACTTCGCGTCGGTGAAGGCCCTGTACTCCGGCGGCGCGCCGATCCCCCCGGCGACGGTCGAGCGGTTCCAGGAGCGATTCGGCGTCTACCTCCACAACGGCTACGGGATGACCGAGACGACGTCCGCCGTCATCGCCGTGCCTCCGGGGGACAGGGCCCCCGTGCATCTGCCGAGCGGCACGCTCTCCATCGGCAAGCCCCTGCCGCACCTCACCGCGCGCGTCGTGGACCCGCACGGTGACCCGGTGCCGAGCGGGGAACAGGGCGAACTGGAGTTGAGCGGGCCGCAGGTGGTGCCCGGGTACTGGGGCAAGCCCGAGGTCACCCGCCAGACGATGCCGGACGGCCGGCTCCGTACCGGTGATGTCGCCGTCATCGACGAGGAGGGCTGGGTCTACCTGGTGGACCGGCTCAAGGACCAGATCAACGTGTCCGGGTACAAGGTCTGGCCGCGTGAGGTGGAGGACGCTCTGTACGAGCACCCGTCGGTGCTGGAGGCAGCCGTCGTCGGGCAGCCGGACGCGTACCGCGGCGAGACCGTCGTCGCCTACGTCTCGCTCAAGGCGGGCCTGCACGCCACGGCAGAGGAGTTGATCGCCTTCTCCCGTGAGCGGCTGGCCGCTTACAAGTGCCCGCGTGAGATCCGTTTCCTCGCCGACCTGCCCAAGACGCAGAGCGGCAAGATCCGGCGTGCCGAGCTGCGCCGCATCGACGTCGCCGGGCCGATACCACCCTCCAAGGACTGATCGTTGAGCATCCTCACCGTCGACGGCGGCCTCACGGTCGCCGGCGGTACCGCGTGACGACCGCGCCCATCCGACAAAGGACAACCATGACTTTCCCTCACCTCCCGCCGGAGATCGCGGAGCTGCGTGAGCGCACTCGCCGGTTCATTCGCGAGGTCGTCATCGACGCCGAGCCCGCACCGGGCGGACGTCTCGACCAGACCACCCGTGACCGGCTGCAGGCCGCGGCGAAGGAGGCCGGTGTCTTCGCGCCACTCGTGCCGACGGAGTACGGCGGGTGGGGCCTGCCCATCGAGCACTGGTCACCGATCCTGCAGGAGGCCGGCTATTCGCCGATCGGTCCCGTGGCGCTCAACTGCATGGCACCCGACGAGGGGACATGCACGTGCTCAACCAGATCGCGACCGTGAGGCAGAAGAAGCGCTGTCTCGCGCCTCTGGCGGCGGGGGACGTCCGGTCGTGCTTCGGCATGACCGAGCCCCATCCCGGAGCGGGGTCCGACCCGGCGGCGCTGCGGACCACGGCCGTGCGGGCCGACGGCGGCTGGATCATCGACGGCCACAAGCGGTTCACCAGCGGGGCTGTCGGTGCCGGGTTCTGCGTCGTGATGGCGCGGACGCCGGCCGTCGACGGCTCCCCCGAAGGGGCCACCATGTTCCTCGTCGACATGACGAACCCCGGAATCCGGGTCGGCGAGGCGATCCACACTGTCGACCGCTCCATCGACGGCGGTCACCCGCACGTCCACCTGGAGGACTGCTTCGTCGCCGACGACGCGGTGCTCGGCGAGGTGGGGCTGGGATTCCGGTACGCACAGGTACGGCTCGGACCTGCGCGCCTCACACACTGCATGCGGTGGCTGGGGCTGGCGCGGCGGGCGCACGACATCGCGCTGGACCGGGCCGCGCGGCGTGAGCTGTTCGGCGGCCCGATCGACTCGCTCGGCCTGGCACAGCACCTCATCGCCGAGTCGGTGATCGACATCGAGACCTCCGACGCGATCATCACCAAGACCGCGGCTCTGCTGCACAGTGACCCGAAGGCGGGTTCGGCGATGTCGTCGGTGGCGAAGGTGCACTGTTCGGAGGCGGTCTTCCGGGTGGTCGACCGTGCCGTCCAGATCTGCGGAGGGGACGGGGTCTGCGACGGGCTCCCACTGGCGCAGTACCTCAACGAGGTCCGCCCGTTCCGGATCTACGACGGCTCCAACGAGACCCACCGGTGGGCCATCGCCCGCCGGGCATCGGCCGGCCGCAGCGCGGCGGTCCAGGCCGGTGAGCGGTACCGGGGCGACGCTGTCGTGGGCCGGAACGGAGGCTCGTGATGCACACCGCCCCCGACGGCGTGGGCCCGCTCGCGTGGCAGCGCATCGGCGACGGCCACTCCAACATCATCTACCTGCCGGCAGCGATCTTCTGCGAGGCCATCTACACCCGCTGGCAGCGTGGGGAGCGTCCCCACGACAAGACCTTCGGGCCGTCGCTCGAAACGGGTGTCCCCCGACTGCTGGAGCAGGCGGGGCGATACGCCGGCCAGAGAGAGATCTCGTGTCCTCCGCTTCCTCCCGGCATTCCCCCCGTGACACACGAGTGCTGGTCACTGTCAACGCGCTGCCGCTCGCCGTCGGTGTCCTGCTCTCCTGCTCCACGACCCTCGGAGAGACCTCCGTGTACGGACGTCTCACCCTCGGCATGGCGTGGGCGCTCACGCAGCTCGTCGTCCTCGTCGGCGGGACGTGGTGGCACGAGAGCCGGGCCGCGTCCTCGTGCGAGCCGACCCCGGTGACGACCGCTGCCTCTCGTTCGGTCGGAGGCACGTGGTGACGACGTGCCTCCTGAGCGTCGGCTCGCCCGACCTCATCGGCTCCGCCGCGAGGGGCGCGGTCATCACCGCTTTCTTCGTCTTCATCGGCCTCTGCCTTCTGTGGGTCTTCACCCTCGCCACTCAGGACGACGATCCGGAACGCCTCTACGTCGTCGGCCGGTCTCTCCCGCCCGTCTTCAACGGTGTCGCGATGGCGGGGGAACAGATCACGGTCGTCATCCTGGTCTCGTTGCCGGGAGCGATCGCCCTCTTCGGCTACGACGGTGTCTCGACCGCCGTCGACAGTGCCCTCGCACTCGGTGTCTTCCTGCTCCTCGCCTCCAGGATTCGCGCGACCCGTCGCTACACCCTCGGTGAGCTGTTCGCCCTGCGTGCCGAGGGACCGGGAACGCGGGTCGCCGGTGCGGTGGTGACGCTGTGCATCGCCGTACCCCTGCTCATGGTCCAACTGCGTGCCGGCGGCATCACCGCCGCTCTCCTGATCGGCATGCCGACCGAGACGGCCCAGGTGGTGTGCACGGTACTGATGGGATTCCTCATCACATGCTTCGCAGGAGTGGCTGATCTGCGCGGCACCAGTTTCATACAGGTCGCCAAGGTGCCCATAGCCCTGGCGACGCTCGCCGCACTGACCCTGCTGGCGCTCCGCCTGTTCGACTGGAGTCCTGAATCGCTGTTGTCGGCCGCCATGGACAAGAGCATGTCGCCGGATGACTACCTCAGCCCTGGGCTGTGGGCGCACACCGCCGACTTCGGTCCGCTCGGCACGATCAGCGACCACATCGTCGTCGTCCTCGGCACCGCGATGATGCCCCACCTGCTCCTGCGCGTCAGCGCCAGTCGGGACGCGTCCGCCGCGCGACGCTCATTGAGCGTCGCCGTAGGGCTGACCGGCCCCTTCTACCTGCTCCTGATCACGGCCGGTATCGCCGCTGCCGCGGTGGTGGGCAGCGGACAGATCGGAGTCGTCGACGTGAAGGGACAGGGAGCCCCGATCCTCCTGGCATCGGAGGTCCTCCCCCACCACTCCACGGGCCGGGTCGTGGTCATCGTCCTCGTGGCCTGTGTCGCCTTTCTCGCCGTCCTCACAGCCGTGGCAAGCGTGACCTTCGCCGCCGCCGTCTCCGTGGCCCGCGACCTGTTCGGGCAGAAGGGCCGCTCCAGGATCGGCATCGGAGAGCCGGCCGTCACACGACTGTCCGTTGTCGCGCTCTGCGCCGTCAGCCTTCTCCTCGCCACCGCCCTGTACCGCTACCCCATCGAGTTCCTCCTCGCCTTCTCGCTGAGCCTCGCGGCCACCTGTGTGTTCCCCGCACTCGTCTACTCCTTCCTGTGGGCCGGCTTCGACCGCCGAGGGCTGCTGTGGCTCGTCTACGGAGGGCTGTCCCTCTGCACACTCCTCCGTCCCGGCAGCCTTCCTCCTCGGATGGCTCGGCAGCGCGCGACCGTGGGAAAGGGCCGCACGAGCCCGGCGCACGGCGTTGAGGGAGGCACGGAGTCAGTGACACGTCCTGACTCCTGCCTCGACAACCGTGGGAGAGCGGCAGTGCGACCGGCGTGTGCATCGTGCACCGGGCCCGAACAAGGCAGGTGCTCGCTGTCGTTCTCGCCGACGGTCGTGGCTGGCGAAAGTAGCGCCACCAGCCACAGGAACAGCAAGGACGTTGAGGGAGAGAAGGCACATGACGACACAGAAGCAACGCCAGACCCTGACGTCGGTGGAGACCGACACGCCGACGGACGAGATCCTCAAGCTCCTGACCCGCGACGGAGGCGTCATCGTCAAGAACTTCCTGACGAAAGAGCAGATGAACCGCTTCAACGCCGAGATCGAGCCGCCGATGCAGGCGCTTCGCCCGGGCTCGACCCACGAGAACGAAATGGTGGCCGCGTTCCACGGCAGCAACACCAAGCGACTCACCAACCTGGTCACGCACAGCGCCACGTTCCGCAACGAGATCCTCGAACACTCCCTGGTCCACGAGGTCTGCGACCGGACCTTCCTCCCGGAGTCGGGCACGTACTGGATGACCACCGCGCAGGTGATCGAGATCGGCCCCCGCAGCCAGGCGCAGATGCTGCACAGGGACCTGGAGAACTGGTTCCCTTTCATCGGGATGGGGCCCGACGGTCCGGAGGTCACCCTCAACTTCCTGATCGCCCTGACCGACTTCACGGAGGAGAACGGCGCCACCCGAGTCATCCCCGGGAGCAACCACTGGAGCGACTTCGAGGACCGCGGGACTCCTGAGCAGACAGTTCCCGCGATCATGAACGCCGGAGACGCCCTTCTGTTCAGCGGCAAGACCGCGCACGGTGGCGGCGCGAACCAGACCAGCGACGAGTACCGGCGAGCCGTGGCCTTCGCCCTCAATCCGGGCTTCCTCACCGGCGAGGAGGCGTACCCCTTCCTGGTCGACAGGGAGGTCGCGAAGACGCTCTCGCCGCGTGTCCAACGCATACTCGGGTTCCGGTCCCAGTACCCGACGGGCTCTCCTGGCCTGTGGCAGGTCGACTACGCCGACCTGGGCGACTACCTCGGTCTCTGAGCCGACCCGATCGACTCACGCGCCCTGGCCGGCACCCTCTGCCGGTGGAATGGACGGGCCCGAGGGGCTTGCACGGTGTCGCAGCGAGGCACGGGTCTCACCGAGGAAGGCAGGGACCGTGCTGTGGTCAGGTGCGGCTCTCGCCTGATGCTGTGCGCTCGACGGGACCGCACGCTAGGGCGAGCAGTTTCCGCCAGTCGACCGGGGGTGCTGGTGGCGGTGCGCCGGGGCGGTCGCGTGGCAGCAGCACCCGTAGCGCGCGGGGCCGTACCGAGCACACGACCGGTGTGCGCAGCCACAATGCCTCCCCGTCGACCGCCACCGGAATCTGCACCTCCTCGCCGCCCCCCGTCTCCGGGGACTGCGGGCCTTTGGCCGTCACCTCGACCCGCCGCGCGGTCGTCACGGTGAGTCCCGGCGCCTGTGAGCCCCACAGGGCCAGCTGTGCCGCCTGTGCGGCGTTCGCCACCCTGATCCCGATCACACCCAGCTCACCGCCGTCGAGCGCGGGCCGGCGCCCGCCGCCGCTCAGCTCGTCGGGAGAGACATACGGGTTGTTGCTGATCAGCAGCGCCTGCTGGTCCGCGAGTCGGGTACCGTCCACCCACGCGTCGATCCGTCCCGCGCCCTCCCTGGCCAGCAGGTCCGGCATCAGCTTCAGTGCGGTGCCCGTCTTGTCGTCGCGGTACTCGGGGCTCTGCACGATGTCCGCGTACACGCCGAAGGACACCGTGTTGACGAAGGGACGGCCGGAGACGTCGCCGAGATCGACCCGGATCTCCTCGCCGTCGGTCAGGGCATCGAGGCAGCGGGCCGGGTCGGCGCGGTCGAGGCCGAGATCCATGGCGAAGTGATTGCGAGTGCCCGCGGAGATCACGAGGAACGGCAGTCCGTGTTCGGCGGCGACGGCCGCGACCAGCGCCTGAGTACCGTCGCCACCGGCGACACCGAGCAGGTCGGCACCGTCTTCTACGGCCTCTCGGGCCAGTCCGCCCACGTCGACCGGGACTGACGGGTCCAGCAGGATCACCCGCGCGCCCAGTCGCTCCGCCCGCTTCACGAGGTCGAAGCGGGTGACCTTGCCACCGCCCGACTTCGGATTCATGATCAGCACCGCCCGCCTCGGCGGACGTGCGCGTACGGACCGCTGCGACCGGGGCGGCCGCGCTCGGTGCAGCGCCGTGCGGCCGCAGGTCACCGCCGTCGCCCAGCACAGGCTGGAGATCAACGCGATCAGCCACAGACCGCTCCGCGCGTAGAACACGAGCACTCCGGCCGGCGCCCCGACGGCCACGAACGCGCCGAGCAGCCGCACGAGACCGCGCCGGGCCACGAGCCACCAGATGCCTGCGGCGCAGACCACGAGCCCGAGGATCCCGGCCATGACCACGAGCAGTCCGCCCCCGCTCAGCGCGAGCAGCAGCACCGCCACGGCGGCGGTTGCCGCCACCACGGCGAACCGCGCGAGCAGCCGGGCTGCCAGCCCGGCCCGCGACCGTGCCTTTCGTGTCCTGTCTATGGCCTTCTCCTGAAGGGGCTCTGATCCGTTCTGCCTCACCAGCCTGGCGTAGTGCCCCTGGCCGAGTGCGTCCCGGACGCCCGTACGGGTGAGCCGGTCGGTCGAGCGCGTGGAACCCCGGCGCGAGACAGCTGAGGGGCTGGCCCCCACTGACGAGGGGCGTACGCCGAGGGCTTCCCGTGCATTCACACTATGGGAACCGACGTCGATGCGTTCCTTGGCCAGCTGGCCCGCCACCTCAGGACCCAGGTGCAGAATCTGGCCGACCTGCTGCTCCAGCGCCTGAACGGCGAGCTCCCCAAACTGCGGGAGGGCAGCCTGCTGGTGCTGCACACCGATGGGCTGATCGCCGATCGCACGCGTGACGTGGATGTCGCACTCACCACACTGCACGATGTCCTCACCTCGGCGCCGGAGTCGCTGGAGGAGACCTGCGACCAGCTGCTGGCCGCACTGTTGCCCAGCCGACCCGCCGATGACGTCGCTCTGCTGATTGCCCGGACCCGAGCCCTCGATCCCGACCATGTCGCAGCGATCAACCTGCCGTCCGATCCAGCAGCCGTTTCCGGAGCCCGCCGCTTCGCGTCCGACGTACTGGCGGCCTGGGGGCTGGAGGAGATGTCGTTCACCACCGAGCTGGCCGTCAACGAACTGGTGACGAACGCGATCCGCTACGGCAACAGCCCCATCCAACTGCGACTGATCCTCCAGTCGACGCTCACCTGCGAGGTCTCCGACGCCAGCAGCACGGCCCCGCATCTGCGCCGCGCCCGGATCTTCCACGAAGGCGGCCGGGGCCTGCTGTTGGTGGCCCAGCTCACCGATCGCTGGGGCGCACGACACGGTCGTGAGGGAAAAGTCATCCGGGCCGAGCAGGCTCTCCCCGCCACCGGCGGGTCCGACCACTGAGCGAACGAAACACCGCTCGCACCTCAAGGGCGAGGGGCGTGCGACCAGGGCGTTCGCCCCGGCCGGTGGCAGAGCCCTCGATCGGACCGACTTGATCGATCGACTAAGTCGATATAGTTGGCGTATGGCTCATGTTTCCGCGGCGGAGCGCCGCCCCCAGTTGATCAAGGCGGCCATCGACCTCATGACGCGGGAGGGCGTCGCCGCGGGAAGCACCCGTGCCATCGCCGCGGAGCTCGGCGTCGCACAGGCCACCGTCCACTACACCTTCGGCACCAAGGAGGATCTCTACCGGGCGGTGATGGACCAGATCACCGACGAGCTGGTCGCGCATGTGCAGCGGGCGGCGCCGGAGGACGCGGGCTTCGAGAAGACCTTCAGCGCCCTGGCGGGGGCTTTGTGGGGCACCCTGCGTGAGCCGACGTCACACCAGCAGCTGCTCACTGAACTGACCATGTTCGCCCTGCGTGTGCCCGGGCTCAACGAGGCCCGGCAGAGCCATTACCAGCGGGTCATCGAGGTGACCGCACAGGTGATCGCCGAAACCGCGGACAGGACGGGACAGAAACTGGCCGAGTCCCCGGAAACAGTGGCTCGGTTCTTCCTCTCCGGCTTCGACGGACTCACCATGCAGGTCCTGCTGAGCGCGCC
This window harbors:
- a CDS encoding diacylglycerol/lipid kinase family protein: MDRTRKARSRAGLAARLLARFAVVAATAAVAVLLLALSGGGLLVVMAGILGLVVCAAGIWWLVARRGLVRLLGAFVAVGAPAGVLVFYARSGLWLIALISSLCWATAVTCGRTALHRARPPRSQRSVRARPPRRAVLIMNPKSGGGKVTRFDLVKRAERLGARVILLDPSVPVDVGGLAREAVEDGADLLGVAGGDGTQALVAAVAAEHGLPFLVISAGTRNHFAMDLGLDRADPARCLDALTDGEEIRVDLGDVSGRPFVNTVSFGVYADIVQSPEYRDDKTGTALKLMPDLLAREGAGRIDAWVDGTRLADQQALLISNNPYVSPDELSGGGRRPALDGGELGVIGIRVANAAQAAQLALWGSQAPGLTVTTARRVEVTAKGPQSPETGGGEEVQIPVAVDGEALWLRTPVVCSVRPRALRVLLPRDRPGAPPPAPPVDWRKLLALACGPVERTASGESRT
- a CDS encoding TetR/AcrR family transcriptional regulator, with the translated sequence MAHVSAAERRPQLIKAAIDLMTREGVAAGSTRAIAAELGVAQATVHYTFGTKEDLYRAVMDQITDELVAHVQRAAPEDAGFEKTFSALAGALWGTLREPTSHQQLLTELTMFALRVPGLNEARQSHYQRVIEVTAQVIAETADRTGQKLAESPETVARFFLSGFDGLTMQVLLSAPDEATERTGLRALVAATVALAKGSLDLPDVPTA